A window of the Cannabis sativa cultivar Pink pepper isolate KNU-18-1 chromosome X, ASM2916894v1, whole genome shotgun sequence genome harbors these coding sequences:
- the LOC115705296 gene encoding nuclear pore complex protein NUP85, translated as MSFSSQHTSDTVAKHNTEPFVFSLFFSSPNLPKALKAKPLRALYFFSGEMPAIASISGGDARGVSDASNGSIVPLSSEVRQPVVYPLRHGVKPPITRLSISWSRGNRLRVSVLRPTSDQNSEEGEAGGRVLEVRLSNGDSEISDAEWRRISYGSVSPFALLQSRRSSMSSLSKMSMSPLSYQYEWWEYVMAYSKEIGSLLGNSKSAADSIIEDSSIVLKTVEEPTCLKAAWELMEIFYADKQCQPWLPERLVDWLTDYNCLLSSTQITTHSKLVGFQKELVNLQVIEDDSRYWEVISSALAIGWLELVVKMLRLHGSYQIDQLGNRETENGLVEAVAVLISKMPRMRVELSEGKLGECYKVKPDYMKAWEKWRAQITKLDSSAFWVQCNHQLTREGLKNMLQIMLGNSNSLCAAACHWLELYIANLLYVRPFTTGLESMYSLAQKCMQLKPSSNAHRLVELMIGILGENTEVVLAECSRAFGPWMVAHAIELLTAGSDEAEVILHEERHNLGEISIAELHRLVYAQVLSSHVLTWQIAPIYLISCMKQGMGLLELLLYKQSVQNNELLLKNIEICRLYDLDSVSSNIMKIAGVYHWKHGRKGAGVFWLQQARDEVRLNRIAQHLFDSVGKSISDESFKQWEGLIELLGSETKAAGGLEFLHKYRDFKKSLKQVHLGKTTDSAKQAVESLISLMKNTSTPPRFWLPLLYDSLKLLNWQERPLLTVPQTNLLLNKLQELSMARLRPDFTEVELPQQALSSVRLALATNLGRAILEE; from the exons atgtcgttttcttCTCAGCATACTTCAGATACCGTTGCCAAACACAACACAGAACCTTTTGTCTTTTCCCTCTTTTTCTCTTCTCCAAACCTTCCAAAAGCCCTAAAAGCTAAACCCTTACGCGCGCTCTACTTCTTCTCCGGCGAAATGCCGGCCATCGCATCCATCTCCGGCGGCGATGCTCGAGGCGTTTCCGATGCATCTAACGGTTCTATAGTCCCGTTATCATCTGAGGTCCGACAACCGGTGGTCTATCCCCTCCGTCATGGCGTTAAGCCTCCAATCACTCGTCTCTCAATATCCTGGTCACGAGGAAACAGACTCCGCGTTTCAGTTCTCCGTCCAACTTCTGATCAGAATTCTGAGGAAGGAGAAGCCGGCGGGAGAGTTTTGGAGGTTAGGCTTAGTAATGGAGATTCTGAGATTAGCGATGCAGAGTGGCGGAGGATCTCGTACGGTTCGGTCTCGCCGTTTGCTCTTCTACAGAGTCGTAGGAGCTCCATGTCGAGCTTGTCGAAAATGTCGATGAGTCCACTGTCTTATCAATACGAGTG GTGGGAGTATGTGATGGCGTATAGCAAGGAGATCGGTTCACTTCTTGGTAATTCAAAATCAGCTGCTGATAGTATCATTGAAGACTCTAGCATAGTTTTGAAG ACAGTTGAGGAGCCGACCTGCTTGAAAGCTGCATGGGAGTTGATGGAAATATTTTATGCAGACAAACAGTGTCAACCATGGCTACCGGAGCGGCTTGTTGATTGGTTAACT GATTACAATTGCCTCCTCTCCAGTACACAGATCACAACCCATTCAAAACTTGTGGGTTTCCAGAAAGAACTTGTCAATTTGCAG GTTATTGAAGATGACTCTAGATATTGGGAGGTGATATCATCAGCACTAGCAATTGGCTGGCTGGAACTTGTG GTTAAAATGCTGCGCTTACATGGATCTTATCAAATTGATCAGCTTGGAAATCGTGAG ACTGAGAACGGGCTGGTGGAGGCAGTAGCTGTTCTCATATCAAAAATGCCACGCATGCGTGTTGAACTATCAGAAGGAAAATTAGGTGAATGCTATAAAGTGAAGCCTGATTATATGAAG GCATGGGAAAAATGGAGGGCACAAATTACTAAGCTAGACTCTAGTGCATTCTGGGTTCAGTGCAATCATCAATTGACTCGGGAGGGCTTGAAAAATATGCTACAAATCATGCTTGGAAACAGTAACAGTCTTTGTGCTGCAGCATGTCATTGGTTAGAATTGTATATTGCCAACCTTCTATATGTCAGACCATTCACAACG GGTCTAGAGAGCATGTATAGCTTGGCCCAGAAATGCATGCAGTTGAAACCTTCATCCAATGCCCATAGACTGGTAGAACTTATGATTGGAATTCTGGGAGAAAATACCGAG GTTGTCTTGGCAGAATGTTCAAGAGCATTTGGCCCTTG GATGGTTGCTCATGCTATAGAGTTGTTGACTGCTGGGAGTGATGAAGCAGAAGTTATTCTACATGAGGAGCGTCATAACTTGGGAGAAATAAGCATAGCAGAACTACACAGGCTTGTGTATGCCCAAGTGTTATCTTCTCATGTATTGACCTGGCAA ATTGCTCCAATTTATCTGATTTCATGCATGAAGCAAGGAATGGGGTTGTTAGAGCTTTTGTTGTATAAGCAATCAGTTCAAAATAATGAACTGCTTCTCAAG AATATAGAGATATGCCGTCTATATGATCTTGATAGTGTTAGTTCTAATATTATGAAG ATTGCTGGAGTGTACCATTGGAAGCATGGTAGAAAAGGTGCTGGAGTGTTCTGGCTTCAGCAAGCTCGAGATGAAGTTCGCCTTAACAGGATTGCTCAGCATTTGTTTGATTCTGTTGGAAAGTCAATATCTGACGAAAGTTTCAAG CAATGGGAAGGCTTAATTGAATTATTGGGTTCTGAGACTAAAGCTGCCGGTGGCCTTGAATTTTTGCACAA GTATAGAGATTTTAAAAAGTCCCTCAAGCAGGTTCACCTTGGAAAAACTACCGATTCTGCCAAGCAAGCTGTAGAATCTCTCATATCG CTTATGAAAAACACTTCTACACCGCCACGGTTTTGGCTGCCACTATTGTATGATTCG TTGAAGTTACTAAATTGGCAAGAACGTCCTTTGTTAACCGTACCACAAACAAACCTCTTACTGAATAAACTCCAAGAGTTATCCATGGCAAGGTTGCGTCCAGATTTCACAGAAGTGGAGTTACCGCAACAAGCCTTGAGTTCGGTTAGGCTAGCTCTTGCAACAAATCTTGGTCGCGCTATCTTAGAGGAATAG
- the LOC115705306 gene encoding protein unc-13 homolog isoform X1 produces MAHLFRDLSLGHSKREASSSSSISFTKPSITVTKNLVVADLPSPLGDLSESVQLTDSDLRLTAYEIFVAACRTSSGKPLTFVPNQSNSDSPSQHSNSPNSPALQRSLTSAAASKVKKAFGLKSPSSNGSKKSPGVSGSSPGSGQGKSKKALTVGELMRIQMKVSEAMDSRVRRALLRIAASQCIRQVGRRIESVVVPLELLQQLKLMDFTDSQEYDAWQKRTLKILEAGLLLHPRLPLDRVQSPVQRLRQIIHGALERPIETGRNNESLQVLRSAVMTLASRSIDGSLTESCHWADGFPLNLRLYEMLLNACFDVNDETSILEEVDELMEHIKKTWGILGINQVLHNICFTWVLFHRFVATGQVEMDLIYAADSQLEEVAKDAKTTKDADYSKVLSSTLTSIMGWAEKRLLAYHETFDSGNIESMQGIVSLGVAAAKIIVEDISNEYRRRRKSEVNVARDRIDTYIRSSLRTAFAQRMEMADSSRRASKNQPNPLPILAILAKDVGELALKEKRMFSPILKRWHPFAAGVAVATLHVCYANEIKQFISGITELTPDAVQVLRAADKLEKDLVLIAVEDSVDSDDGGKAIIREMPPFEAEAAIANLVKIWIKTRVDRLKEWVDRNLQQEVWSPLDNEGYAPSAVEVLRIFDETLEAYFRLPIPMHPVLLPDLMTGLDRCLQYYITKAKSGCGSRNTFVPTMPALTRCTIGSKFQGFGKKKEKSPNPPKRNSQVATLNGDNSFGIQQLCVRINTLQRIRSELEVLEKRVITHLRNSESAKVEDFSNGLEKQFELSPAACVEGIQQLCEAVAYRIVFHDLSHVLWDGLYVGEVSSARIEPFLQELERNLSIISDAVHERVRTRIITDIMRASFDGFLLVLLAGGPSRAFSKQDSQIIEDDFKSLKDLFWANGDGLPSELIDKFSTAVRGVLPLFRTETDSLIERFRRGTLETYGSSARSKFPLPPTSGQWNPTEPNTLLRVLCYRNDDAASKFLKKTYNLPKKL; encoded by the exons ATGGCTCATCTCTTCAGAGACCTCTCACTGGGCCATTCCAAGAGAGAagcttcttcatcatcatcaatcTCCTTCACTAAACCCTCCATTACCGTCACCAAGAATTTAGTGGTGGCCGATCTCCCTTCGCCGCTCGGAGACCTTTCAGAATCGGTTCAACTCACCGATTCCGACCTTCGACTCACGGCTTACGAGATCTTTGTCGCCGCTTGCCGTACTTCTTCCGGTAAACCTCTTACTTTCGTTCCGAATCAGTCTAATTCCGATTCGCCGAGTCAACACAGCAACTCGCCGAACTCTCCAGCTTTACAGCGGTCTCTCACTTCTGCCGCTGCTAGTAAGGTTAAGAAGGCGTTTGGTCTTAAATCACCTAGCTCCAATGGCTCTAAGAAGAGTCCTGGTGTTTCTGGTTCGAGTCCTGGTTCGGGTCAGGGGAAGTCGAAGAAGGCATTAACTGTTGGTGAGCTGATGAGGATCCAAATGAAGGTTTCTGAAGCCATGGATTCTCGAGTTAGGAGAGCTCTGCTCAGGATTGCGGCTAGCCAG TGTATCCGACAGGTTGGAAGGAGAATTGAATCAGTAGTAGTACCATTGGAGCTTTTACAGCAACTCAAGCTCATGGATTTTACTGATTCACAAGAATATGATGCATGGCAAAAACGAACCCTGAAAATTCTTGAGGCTGGACTCCTTTTGCATCCTCGCTTGCCACTAGATAGGGTACAGAGTCCGGTGCAGAGACTACGACAAATTATTCACGGGGCATTAGAAAGACCCATTGAAACTGGGAGGAATAATGAATCTTTGCAGGTTCTTCGAAGTGCTGTCATGACTCTTGCTTCCAGATCAATTGATGGTTCTCTTACCGAGTCTTGTCATTGGGCAGATGGGTTTCCACTGAATCTCAGGCTCTACGAAATGCTTCTAAATGCTTGCTTTGATGTTAATGATGAAACATCCATACTTGAGGAGGTGGATGAACTAATGGAACATATTAAAAAGACTTGGGGAATCCTTGGAATTAACCAGGTTCTCCATAATATTTGCTTCACTTGGGTTTTATTTCATCGGTTTGTTGCAACTGGCCAAGTTGAAATGGATCTCATATATGCAGCTGATAGTCAGCTAGAAGAGGTTGCTAAAGATGCAAAGACAACTAAGGATGCAGATTACTCCAAGGTTTTGAGTTCTACATTGACTTCAATAATGGGTTGGGCAGAGAAGAGGCTTCTTGCATATCATGAGACTTTTGATAGTGGCAATATTGAATCCATGCAAGGGATTGTTTCTTTGGGGGTTGCAGCAGCTAAGATTATAGTTGAAGATATATCTAATGAGTACCGAAGGAGAAGGAAGAGTGAAGTTAATGTGGCTCGAGACAGGATCGACACATACATCAGATCATCTCTACGAACTGCTTTTGCTCAG AGAATGGAGATGGCAGACTCAAGCAGGAGAGCATCCAAAAATCAGCCAAATCCTCTTCCAATCCTTGCCATTCTTGCTAAAGATGTTGGTGAGCTAGCACTGAAGGAGAAGCGAATGTTCAGTCCGATTCTGAAAAGATGGCATCCTTTTGCAGCAGGTGTGGCTGTTGCCACCCTTCACGTTTGCTACGCAAATGAGATTAAACAGTTCATATCAGGTATAACGGAATTGACACCGGATGCTGTGCAAGTATTGAGAGCTGCAGATAAGCTGGAGAAAGATCTTGTTCTGATAGCAGTTGAAGATTCAGTAGACAGTGATGACGGTGGGAAGGCAATAATTCGTGAGATGCCTCCTTTTGAGGCCGAAGCTGCAATTGCCAATTTGGTGAAAATATGGATCAAGACCAGAGTGGATAGACTGAAAGAATGGGTTGACAGAAATCTACAGCAAGAG GTGTGGAGTCCCCTAGATAATGAAGGATATGCTCCCTCAGCTGTGGAAGTTTTGCGAATCTTCGATGAAACTTTGGAAGCATATTTTCGGCTTCCAATACCTATGCATCCGGTATTGCTTCCCGACTTGATGACAGGCCTTGACAGATGCCTTCAATATTACATAACGAAGGCAAAATCTGGCTGTG GATCAAGAAATACTTTTGTCCCCACTATGCCAGCATTGACCAGATGTACTATAGGATCAAAGTTCCAAGGCTTTggcaagaagaaagaaaaatcacCAAACCCTCCAAAAAGAAACTCTCAGGTTGCTACATTGAATGGAGATAACTCGTTCGGAATTCAACAGCTCTGTGTTCGTATAAACACATTACAACGTATTAGGAGTGAGTTAGAAGTTTTGGAGAAAAGGGTAATCACTCATTTGAGGAACTCTGAGTCTGCTAAAGTAGAAGATTTTTCTAACGGTTTGGAAAAACAATTCGAACTCTCACCAGCAGCTTGTGTCGAGGGAATCCAACAACTTTGTGAGGCAGTAGCATACAGGATCGTTTTCCACGATCTCAGTCATGTTTTGTGGGATGGTTTATATGTTGGTGAAGTATCTTCGGCCAGGATAGAACCATTTCTTCAGGAGCTGGAAAGAAATTTGTCAATTATTTCGGATGCTGTACATGAGAGAGTTCGTACGAGAATTATTACTGACATAATGAGAGCTTCCTTTGACGGTTTTTTGTTAGTTTTGCTTGCTGGCGGTCCCTCTCGTGCATTCTCCAAGCAAGATTCTCAGATTATAGAAGATGATTTCAAATCCCTTAAAGATCTATTCTGGGCCAACGGAGATGGCTTGCCTTCCGAGCTAATCGATAAATTTTCAACAGCTGTGAGAGGGGTGCTTCCACTTTTCAGAACCGAAACTGACAGCCTCATTGAGAGGTTCCGACGTGGGACACTAGAGACATATGGCTCCTCTGCCAGGTCCAAATTCCCACTGCCACCTACTTCCGGGCAATGGAACCCAACCGAACCTAACACTCTCCTACGAGTTCTGTGCTACAGGAACGACGATGCAGCTTCCAAATTTCTGAAGAAGACCTACAACTTGCCTAAGAAACTGTAA
- the LOC115705306 gene encoding protein unc-13 homolog isoform X2 encodes MAHLFRDLSLGHSKREASSSSSISFTKPSITVTKNLVVADLPSPLGDLSESVQLTDSDLRLTAYEIFVAACRTSSGKPLTFVPNQSNSDSPSQHSNSPNSPALQRSLTSAAASKVKKAFGLKSPSSNGSKKSPGVSGSSPGSGQGKSKKALTVGELMRIQMKVSEAMDSRVRRALLRIAASQVGRRIESVVVPLELLQQLKLMDFTDSQEYDAWQKRTLKILEAGLLLHPRLPLDRVQSPVQRLRQIIHGALERPIETGRNNESLQVLRSAVMTLASRSIDGSLTESCHWADGFPLNLRLYEMLLNACFDVNDETSILEEVDELMEHIKKTWGILGINQVLHNICFTWVLFHRFVATGQVEMDLIYAADSQLEEVAKDAKTTKDADYSKVLSSTLTSIMGWAEKRLLAYHETFDSGNIESMQGIVSLGVAAAKIIVEDISNEYRRRRKSEVNVARDRIDTYIRSSLRTAFAQRMEMADSSRRASKNQPNPLPILAILAKDVGELALKEKRMFSPILKRWHPFAAGVAVATLHVCYANEIKQFISGITELTPDAVQVLRAADKLEKDLVLIAVEDSVDSDDGGKAIIREMPPFEAEAAIANLVKIWIKTRVDRLKEWVDRNLQQEVWSPLDNEGYAPSAVEVLRIFDETLEAYFRLPIPMHPVLLPDLMTGLDRCLQYYITKAKSGCGSRNTFVPTMPALTRCTIGSKFQGFGKKKEKSPNPPKRNSQVATLNGDNSFGIQQLCVRINTLQRIRSELEVLEKRVITHLRNSESAKVEDFSNGLEKQFELSPAACVEGIQQLCEAVAYRIVFHDLSHVLWDGLYVGEVSSARIEPFLQELERNLSIISDAVHERVRTRIITDIMRASFDGFLLVLLAGGPSRAFSKQDSQIIEDDFKSLKDLFWANGDGLPSELIDKFSTAVRGVLPLFRTETDSLIERFRRGTLETYGSSARSKFPLPPTSGQWNPTEPNTLLRVLCYRNDDAASKFLKKTYNLPKKL; translated from the exons ATGGCTCATCTCTTCAGAGACCTCTCACTGGGCCATTCCAAGAGAGAagcttcttcatcatcatcaatcTCCTTCACTAAACCCTCCATTACCGTCACCAAGAATTTAGTGGTGGCCGATCTCCCTTCGCCGCTCGGAGACCTTTCAGAATCGGTTCAACTCACCGATTCCGACCTTCGACTCACGGCTTACGAGATCTTTGTCGCCGCTTGCCGTACTTCTTCCGGTAAACCTCTTACTTTCGTTCCGAATCAGTCTAATTCCGATTCGCCGAGTCAACACAGCAACTCGCCGAACTCTCCAGCTTTACAGCGGTCTCTCACTTCTGCCGCTGCTAGTAAGGTTAAGAAGGCGTTTGGTCTTAAATCACCTAGCTCCAATGGCTCTAAGAAGAGTCCTGGTGTTTCTGGTTCGAGTCCTGGTTCGGGTCAGGGGAAGTCGAAGAAGGCATTAACTGTTGGTGAGCTGATGAGGATCCAAATGAAGGTTTCTGAAGCCATGGATTCTCGAGTTAGGAGAGCTCTGCTCAGGATTGCGGCTAGCCAG GTTGGAAGGAGAATTGAATCAGTAGTAGTACCATTGGAGCTTTTACAGCAACTCAAGCTCATGGATTTTACTGATTCACAAGAATATGATGCATGGCAAAAACGAACCCTGAAAATTCTTGAGGCTGGACTCCTTTTGCATCCTCGCTTGCCACTAGATAGGGTACAGAGTCCGGTGCAGAGACTACGACAAATTATTCACGGGGCATTAGAAAGACCCATTGAAACTGGGAGGAATAATGAATCTTTGCAGGTTCTTCGAAGTGCTGTCATGACTCTTGCTTCCAGATCAATTGATGGTTCTCTTACCGAGTCTTGTCATTGGGCAGATGGGTTTCCACTGAATCTCAGGCTCTACGAAATGCTTCTAAATGCTTGCTTTGATGTTAATGATGAAACATCCATACTTGAGGAGGTGGATGAACTAATGGAACATATTAAAAAGACTTGGGGAATCCTTGGAATTAACCAGGTTCTCCATAATATTTGCTTCACTTGGGTTTTATTTCATCGGTTTGTTGCAACTGGCCAAGTTGAAATGGATCTCATATATGCAGCTGATAGTCAGCTAGAAGAGGTTGCTAAAGATGCAAAGACAACTAAGGATGCAGATTACTCCAAGGTTTTGAGTTCTACATTGACTTCAATAATGGGTTGGGCAGAGAAGAGGCTTCTTGCATATCATGAGACTTTTGATAGTGGCAATATTGAATCCATGCAAGGGATTGTTTCTTTGGGGGTTGCAGCAGCTAAGATTATAGTTGAAGATATATCTAATGAGTACCGAAGGAGAAGGAAGAGTGAAGTTAATGTGGCTCGAGACAGGATCGACACATACATCAGATCATCTCTACGAACTGCTTTTGCTCAG AGAATGGAGATGGCAGACTCAAGCAGGAGAGCATCCAAAAATCAGCCAAATCCTCTTCCAATCCTTGCCATTCTTGCTAAAGATGTTGGTGAGCTAGCACTGAAGGAGAAGCGAATGTTCAGTCCGATTCTGAAAAGATGGCATCCTTTTGCAGCAGGTGTGGCTGTTGCCACCCTTCACGTTTGCTACGCAAATGAGATTAAACAGTTCATATCAGGTATAACGGAATTGACACCGGATGCTGTGCAAGTATTGAGAGCTGCAGATAAGCTGGAGAAAGATCTTGTTCTGATAGCAGTTGAAGATTCAGTAGACAGTGATGACGGTGGGAAGGCAATAATTCGTGAGATGCCTCCTTTTGAGGCCGAAGCTGCAATTGCCAATTTGGTGAAAATATGGATCAAGACCAGAGTGGATAGACTGAAAGAATGGGTTGACAGAAATCTACAGCAAGAG GTGTGGAGTCCCCTAGATAATGAAGGATATGCTCCCTCAGCTGTGGAAGTTTTGCGAATCTTCGATGAAACTTTGGAAGCATATTTTCGGCTTCCAATACCTATGCATCCGGTATTGCTTCCCGACTTGATGACAGGCCTTGACAGATGCCTTCAATATTACATAACGAAGGCAAAATCTGGCTGTG GATCAAGAAATACTTTTGTCCCCACTATGCCAGCATTGACCAGATGTACTATAGGATCAAAGTTCCAAGGCTTTggcaagaagaaagaaaaatcacCAAACCCTCCAAAAAGAAACTCTCAGGTTGCTACATTGAATGGAGATAACTCGTTCGGAATTCAACAGCTCTGTGTTCGTATAAACACATTACAACGTATTAGGAGTGAGTTAGAAGTTTTGGAGAAAAGGGTAATCACTCATTTGAGGAACTCTGAGTCTGCTAAAGTAGAAGATTTTTCTAACGGTTTGGAAAAACAATTCGAACTCTCACCAGCAGCTTGTGTCGAGGGAATCCAACAACTTTGTGAGGCAGTAGCATACAGGATCGTTTTCCACGATCTCAGTCATGTTTTGTGGGATGGTTTATATGTTGGTGAAGTATCTTCGGCCAGGATAGAACCATTTCTTCAGGAGCTGGAAAGAAATTTGTCAATTATTTCGGATGCTGTACATGAGAGAGTTCGTACGAGAATTATTACTGACATAATGAGAGCTTCCTTTGACGGTTTTTTGTTAGTTTTGCTTGCTGGCGGTCCCTCTCGTGCATTCTCCAAGCAAGATTCTCAGATTATAGAAGATGATTTCAAATCCCTTAAAGATCTATTCTGGGCCAACGGAGATGGCTTGCCTTCCGAGCTAATCGATAAATTTTCAACAGCTGTGAGAGGGGTGCTTCCACTTTTCAGAACCGAAACTGACAGCCTCATTGAGAGGTTCCGACGTGGGACACTAGAGACATATGGCTCCTCTGCCAGGTCCAAATTCCCACTGCCACCTACTTCCGGGCAATGGAACCCAACCGAACCTAACACTCTCCTACGAGTTCTGTGCTACAGGAACGACGATGCAGCTTCCAAATTTCTGAAGAAGACCTACAACTTGCCTAAGAAACTGTAA